A window of Streptomyces broussonetiae genomic DNA:
GTTGCCGTGCGCTCCCACGAGGGCGCGGTGGCCGAAGGATCCGCTGAGAAGTGGACGACCCGCGCAGGTGTCAGTGGAAGAACTCCTGGAGTACGCGCCCCGCGTGTGTACGACCGGTCGAGTCCGCCCCGAGCGCCTGCGCCGGGGCGTTTCGTTTTGCCCAGTCCTCCTTCGGGTCCGCGCGGTCAGAATCACCCGGAAGGAGGCCGAGGCTCTATGGCGAGGCCCGACAAGGCTGCCGCGGTTGCCGAGCTGACGGACAAGTTCCGCAGCTCGAACGCCGCCGTGCTGACCGAGTACCGCGGTCTCACCGTGGCGCAGCTCAAGACGCTGCGCCGGTCGCTCGGTGAGAACGCCCAGTACGCCGTGGTGAAGAACACGCTGACCAAGATTGCGGCCAACGAGGCCGGGATCACGCTGGACGACCAGCTCTTCGCTGGTCCGACGGCCGTCGCCTTCGTCACCGGTGACCCGGTGGAGTCGGCGAAGGGTCTCCGTGACTTCGCCAAGGAAAACCCGAATCTCGTCATCAAGGGCGGTGTCCTTGACGGCAAGGCGCTGTCCGCCGACGAGATCAAGAAGCTTGCGGACCTCGAGTCCCGCGAGGTTCTGCTCTCCAAGCTTGCCGGTGCCTTCAAGGCGAAGCAGTCCCAGGCTGCCTCCGTCTTCCAGGCGCTGCCGTCGAAGCTCGTCCGCACCGTGGACGCGCTGCGCGCCAAGCAGGACGAGCAGGGCGGTGCCGAGTAATTCGGCTCGCATCATGACTGCCGCCGTCAGGCAGCGGTCGTAGCGGGCCGAACGTACGCCCGCCAGACATGTACATCCGGCACCTGCCGATTTAGTGGAAGGAAAGCCATCATGGCTCTCACCCAGGACGAACTGCTCGCCGAGTTCGAGGGCATGACCCTCATCCAGCTCTCCGAGTTCGTGAAGGCCTTCGAGGAGAAGTTCGACGTCACCGCCGCCGCTGCCGCGCCGGTCGTCGTCGCCGGTGGCGCCGCTGGTGGCGCCGCTGCCGAGGCCGAGGAGGAGAAGGACGAGTTCGACGTCATCCTCACCGGTGCCGGCGAGAAGAAGATCCAGGTCATCAAGGTCGTGCGTGAGCTGACCTCCCTGGGTCTGAAGGAGGCCAAGGACCTCGTCGACGGCACCCCGAAGCCGGTCCTCGAGAAGGTCAACAAGGAGACCGCCGAGAAGGCCGCCGAGTCCCTCAAGGGCGCCGGCGCCTCCGTCGAGGTCAAGTAAGACCTTCCGGGTCCGAACGGACTCGAACGCGCGCCGACACAGCCTCGTGGCGCCGTAGAAGGCGCCTCGTAGGGCTGTAACGCGAACGTACCGAAGAGCGATCATCCATCCGGGTGGTCGCTCTTCGGCGTATCCGGCGGGCCCGACCACGGTTGCCTTGCACTCGCGACGGTGAGGGGTATGGTGATCTTCGTCGTGTCTCCGGACCGTCCGCGGACCGCCCGCTTCGGACTGGGGGGCCTTGAC
This region includes:
- the rplJ gene encoding 50S ribosomal protein L10, with the translated sequence MARPDKAAAVAELTDKFRSSNAAVLTEYRGLTVAQLKTLRRSLGENAQYAVVKNTLTKIAANEAGITLDDQLFAGPTAVAFVTGDPVESAKGLRDFAKENPNLVIKGGVLDGKALSADEIKKLADLESREVLLSKLAGAFKAKQSQAASVFQALPSKLVRTVDALRAKQDEQGGAE
- the rplL gene encoding 50S ribosomal protein L7/L12; the protein is MALTQDELLAEFEGMTLIQLSEFVKAFEEKFDVTAAAAAPVVVAGGAAGGAAAEAEEEKDEFDVILTGAGEKKIQVIKVVRELTSLGLKEAKDLVDGTPKPVLEKVNKETAEKAAESLKGAGASVEVK